From the Clavibacter phaseoli genome, one window contains:
- a CDS encoding ABC transporter permease encodes MSATTIRPPTAPAPRPAPGAGSRAPRRRMRLRLDSLPTVAALVILLGMLAYGEVAYGRILQANTLSNLLINNAHVIVLAVGLTFVILTGGIDLSVGAIVAVSSVAGVLLANAGWNPWVVVVLMILIGSASGVVSGVLIQFFDVQPFIATLAMMFLGRGLASILSTVPERLDDASPLRSLATNMKVVDGPKVNDVVTTPGVIIALVVVAIAFFVLHRTRLGRTVYATGGSEQSAALMGLPVRRTKLAVYVISGTLAGLASVIYTARLGSAQNITGIGWELDAIAATVIGGTLLTGGVGFVLGSVVGALVLGLMNVLITRDGGIPPEATTIITGGILLVFVLLQRAVMARRRRT; translated from the coding sequence ATGAGCGCCACGACGATCCGCCCGCCCACCGCTCCCGCACCCCGGCCCGCGCCCGGCGCGGGATCCCGTGCCCCGCGCCGCCGCATGCGCCTCCGCCTCGACTCGCTGCCGACCGTCGCCGCCCTCGTGATCCTGCTCGGGATGCTGGCCTACGGCGAGGTCGCGTACGGCCGGATCCTGCAGGCCAACACGCTCTCGAACCTGCTCATCAACAACGCGCACGTCATCGTGCTCGCGGTGGGGCTCACGTTCGTGATCCTCACGGGCGGCATCGACCTGTCCGTCGGCGCGATCGTCGCGGTCAGCAGCGTGGCCGGCGTGCTGCTCGCCAACGCCGGCTGGAACCCGTGGGTGGTGGTCGTGCTCATGATCCTCATCGGCTCGGCCTCCGGCGTCGTCTCGGGCGTGCTCATCCAGTTCTTCGACGTGCAGCCGTTCATCGCGACGCTCGCGATGATGTTCCTCGGCCGCGGGCTCGCCTCGATCCTCAGCACGGTGCCCGAGCGCCTCGACGACGCGTCGCCGCTGCGGTCGCTCGCCACGAACATGAAGGTGGTGGACGGCCCGAAGGTCAACGACGTCGTCACGACGCCGGGCGTGATCATCGCGCTCGTGGTGGTCGCGATCGCGTTCTTCGTGCTGCACCGCACGCGCCTCGGCCGCACCGTGTACGCGACCGGCGGATCCGAGCAGTCGGCCGCCCTCATGGGCCTGCCGGTGCGCCGCACCAAGCTCGCCGTCTACGTGATCAGCGGCACGCTCGCCGGCCTCGCCTCCGTGATCTACACGGCCCGCCTCGGCAGCGCGCAGAACATCACCGGCATCGGCTGGGAGCTCGACGCGATCGCCGCGACCGTGATCGGCGGCACCCTCCTCACCGGCGGCGTCGGCTTCGTGCTCGGCTCGGTCGTGGGCGCCCTCGTGCTGGGCCTCATGAACGTGCTCATCACGCGCGACGGCGGCATCCCGCCCGAGGCGACGACCATCATCACCGGCGGGATCCTGCTCGTCTTCGTGCTCCTGCAGCGCGCGGTGATGGCGAGGCGGCGGCGGACGTAG
- a CDS encoding sugar ABC transporter ATP-binding protein, translated as MRHARGSTTIRPTGPTAAPAPASAHPARPREPARPTVRMRGITVAFPNGVALDGVDLDLHPGEVHALLGENGAGKSTLIKALLGVHRIDSGEILVDDAPVRLGGPADARALGIQAAFQESHLAENLSVGENVMLGHEVRGRLGISWRATHARAAAMLAELGLADLDPRDRLADLSPASRQLVSIARAMVDRPRVLVLDEPTSSLDADDVARLFQVIRRLRDQGVAILFVSHFLEQVLALSDRMTVLRGGVKVSDHLPHEIDRAELIARMIGSDVAHLTRIGSERRAHRVDPVGPPLYRAAGVSRRGMLRPVDLELHPGEVVGIAGLRGSGRTELARLLAGADRADGGVVTLGGRDVVIDRPSDALRNRVALSAEDRGAEGLIGELSVRENIVLALQALRGWAHPLSRAERQDLVERHIEHFSITPADPAMPAGRLSGGNQQKVLLARWLAIRPRVLILDEPTRGVDIRAKVDIQAHIAQLALEGVAVVFISSAFDELVRVSDRIVVLKDREKIGELANGPGVTVDTLVELIAAPADEDDEEDFPLPGLPEPPRR; from the coding sequence GTGCGTCACGCACGGGGATCGACGACGATCCGCCCGACCGGCCCGACCGCCGCTCCCGCGCCCGCATCCGCGCACCCCGCGCGCCCCCGGGAGCCCGCCCGCCCCACCGTGCGCATGCGGGGCATCACGGTCGCCTTCCCGAACGGCGTGGCGCTCGACGGCGTCGACCTCGACCTCCACCCCGGCGAGGTGCACGCGCTCCTGGGCGAGAACGGCGCGGGCAAGTCGACGCTGATCAAGGCGCTGCTCGGGGTGCACCGGATCGACTCGGGCGAGATCCTCGTCGACGACGCGCCCGTGCGGCTCGGCGGGCCGGCGGACGCGCGCGCCCTCGGGATCCAGGCGGCGTTCCAGGAGTCGCACCTGGCCGAGAACCTGAGCGTCGGCGAGAACGTGATGCTCGGCCACGAGGTGCGCGGCCGCCTCGGCATCTCCTGGCGCGCCACCCACGCGCGCGCCGCCGCCATGCTCGCGGAGCTCGGCCTCGCCGACCTCGACCCGCGCGACCGCCTCGCCGACCTCTCCCCCGCCAGCCGCCAGCTCGTGTCCATCGCGCGCGCGATGGTCGACCGGCCGCGCGTGCTGGTGCTCGACGAGCCCACCTCGAGCCTCGACGCCGACGACGTCGCGCGGCTCTTCCAGGTGATCCGCCGCCTCCGCGACCAGGGCGTCGCGATCCTCTTCGTGTCGCACTTCCTGGAGCAGGTGCTGGCGCTCAGCGACCGGATGACCGTGCTCCGCGGCGGCGTGAAGGTGAGCGACCACCTACCGCACGAGATCGACCGGGCCGAGCTGATCGCCCGCATGATCGGCTCGGACGTGGCGCACCTCACGCGCATCGGCTCAGAGCGACGGGCGCACCGCGTGGACCCGGTCGGGCCGCCGCTGTACCGTGCCGCCGGCGTCAGCCGCCGCGGGATGCTGCGGCCCGTGGACCTCGAGCTGCATCCGGGCGAGGTGGTCGGCATCGCCGGGCTCCGCGGATCCGGCCGCACGGAGCTCGCGCGCCTGCTCGCCGGCGCCGACCGGGCCGACGGCGGCGTGGTGACGCTCGGCGGTCGCGACGTGGTGATCGACCGCCCCTCGGACGCGCTGCGGAACCGCGTCGCCCTCTCGGCGGAGGACCGCGGCGCCGAGGGCCTCATCGGCGAGCTGAGCGTGCGGGAGAACATCGTGCTCGCGCTGCAGGCGCTGCGCGGCTGGGCGCATCCGCTGTCGCGGGCCGAGCGCCAGGACCTCGTCGAGCGGCACATCGAGCACTTCTCCATCACGCCGGCGGATCCCGCGATGCCCGCCGGCCGGCTCTCCGGCGGCAACCAGCAGAAGGTGCTGCTCGCGCGCTGGCTCGCGATCCGGCCACGCGTGCTGATCCTCGACGAGCCGACCCGCGGCGTCGACATCCGCGCCAAGGTCGACATCCAGGCGCACATCGCGCAGCTCGCGCTCGAGGGCGTGGCCGTCGTGTTCATCTCCAGCGCGTTCGACGAGCTCGTGCGCGTGAGCGACCGGATCGTCGTGCTCAAGGACCGGGAGAAGATCGGCGAGCTGGCCAACGGGCCGGGCGTCACGGTCGACACGCTCGTCGAGTTGATCGCGGCCCCCGCCGACGAGGACGACGAGGAGGACTTCCCCCTGCCGGGGCTGCCGGAACCGCCTCGACGCTGA
- a CDS encoding epoxide hydrolase family protein, producing MTHPLPLHVTDADLDDLRDRIRRTRWAPAWPVDAWEAGTDQATLRRLAAVWADGFDWRAREREILALPWAVADLDGTPLSYLRFDAEHAERPGGLPIVLTNGWPSSALEMVPLAERLSQPSRSGGDPADAVTVIIPALPGFPLSPQRPRLDERTHDLWYRLMTEELGFARYAAHGGDLGAGITSRLAEAHPEAVAGIHLMAVAAPRDLDEATLTDEERAHTDEVRAWEAAEGGYEHQQRTRPLTLAPALQDSPVGLLSWILEKHRAWSGCGGDVSRVFSDDHLLTLASLYWFTGSIGTSLRPYFEDGSGRVAPVGRVRVPTAVAVFPHDLVRPPRSWAERTYDVVRYTTMPRGGHFAPHEEPGLLADDITAFLRTLR from the coding sequence ATGACCCATCCGCTCCCCCTGCACGTCACCGACGCGGACCTCGACGACCTGCGCGACCGGATCCGCCGCACGCGCTGGGCGCCCGCGTGGCCGGTCGACGCGTGGGAAGCCGGCACCGACCAGGCGACACTGCGCCGCCTCGCGGCCGTGTGGGCCGACGGGTTCGACTGGCGGGCCCGCGAGCGGGAGATCCTCGCGCTGCCATGGGCGGTCGCCGACCTCGACGGCACGCCCCTCTCGTATCTCCGCTTCGACGCGGAGCACGCGGAGCGACCCGGCGGGCTGCCGATCGTCCTCACCAACGGCTGGCCGAGCTCCGCGCTGGAGATGGTGCCCCTCGCAGAGCGCCTGTCGCAGCCGTCGCGCTCCGGCGGCGATCCGGCCGACGCCGTCACGGTGATCATCCCCGCCCTCCCCGGCTTCCCGCTCTCGCCGCAGCGGCCGCGCCTCGACGAGCGGACGCACGATCTCTGGTACCGGCTGATGACGGAGGAGCTGGGCTTCGCGCGGTACGCGGCGCACGGCGGCGACCTCGGGGCCGGGATCACGTCGCGGCTGGCGGAGGCGCACCCGGAGGCCGTCGCCGGGATCCACCTGATGGCGGTCGCCGCGCCGCGGGACCTCGACGAGGCGACGCTCACCGACGAGGAGCGCGCGCACACGGACGAGGTGCGGGCGTGGGAGGCGGCCGAGGGCGGCTACGAGCACCAGCAGCGGACGCGACCGCTCACGCTGGCGCCCGCGCTGCAGGACTCGCCCGTGGGCCTGCTGTCGTGGATCCTCGAGAAGCACCGCGCGTGGAGCGGCTGCGGCGGCGACGTCTCGCGCGTGTTCAGCGACGACCACCTGCTGACGCTGGCGTCCCTGTACTGGTTCACGGGTTCCATCGGCACCTCGCTGCGCCCGTACTTCGAGGACGGCTCCGGACGCGTCGCGCCGGTGGGGCGCGTGCGGGTGCCGACGGCCGTCGCGGTGTTCCCGCACGACCTGGTGCGCCCGCCCCGGAGCTGGGCCGAGCGCACCTACGACGTCGTCAGGTACACGACCATGCCGCGCGGCGGCCACTTCGCGCCGCACGAGGAGCCGGGGCTGCTGGCGGACGACATCACGGCGTTCCTGCGGACGCTGCGGTAG
- a CDS encoding sugar ABC transporter ATP-binding protein — protein sequence MQASSPIVEMQGITISFPGVKALDGVDLRLFPGEVHTLMGENGAGKSTLIKALTGVYGIDSGRVVVDGSERRLSGTADAQAAGISTVYQEVNLCGNLTIGENVMLGHERRGRFGIDWRGTHAAASEVLARVGLGHLDPRTPLASLSLALQQLVAISRATVVDAKVLILDEPTSSLDADEVEGLFRVMRRLRDEGVAILFVSHFLDQVFAISDRLTVLRNGRLVGEHLTRDIDRAGLIAEMIGKDLQSLRSLDRERASHQVATGEPVYRATGIGRKGSLDATDVELRRGEVVGLAGLLGSGRTELARLLYGVDRPDTGSVTMDGRAVSVSSPAKALKHRIAFSSENRRDEGIIRDLSVRENLVLAVQAKRGWARPLPRKEKDRIVAKYLTELKVRPADPDRPIRNLSGGNQQKVLLGRWLATEPELLILDEPTRGIDVGAKAEIQEQVAALADTGVAVVFISSELEEVVRLSDRIVVLKDHRKIAELEAGPDVTAQSIVAAIAEEGVSDVALETVPDTAPEEAAR from the coding sequence ATGCAGGCATCCAGCCCCATCGTCGAGATGCAGGGCATCACCATCTCCTTCCCCGGCGTCAAGGCGCTCGACGGGGTGGACCTCCGTCTCTTCCCGGGCGAGGTCCACACGCTCATGGGCGAGAACGGCGCCGGGAAGTCGACGCTGATCAAGGCGCTCACAGGCGTGTACGGGATCGACTCCGGCCGCGTCGTCGTCGACGGCAGCGAGCGCCGCCTCTCCGGCACCGCCGACGCGCAGGCCGCCGGGATCTCCACGGTCTACCAGGAGGTCAACCTCTGCGGGAACCTCACGATCGGCGAGAACGTCATGCTCGGCCACGAGAGGCGCGGCCGGTTCGGCATCGATTGGAGGGGCACGCACGCCGCCGCCTCCGAGGTGCTGGCGCGCGTGGGGCTCGGCCACCTGGATCCGCGCACCCCGCTCGCCTCGCTGAGCCTCGCGCTGCAGCAGCTCGTCGCCATCAGCCGCGCGACCGTCGTCGACGCGAAGGTGCTGATCCTCGACGAGCCGACCTCCAGCCTCGACGCCGACGAGGTCGAGGGACTCTTCCGCGTGATGCGCCGCCTGCGCGACGAGGGCGTCGCCATCCTCTTCGTCTCCCACTTCCTCGACCAGGTCTTCGCGATCAGCGACCGGCTCACCGTGCTGCGGAACGGCCGGCTCGTGGGCGAGCACCTCACGCGCGACATCGACCGCGCCGGCCTCATCGCCGAGATGATCGGCAAGGACCTGCAGAGCCTCCGCTCCCTCGACCGCGAGCGCGCCTCACACCAGGTCGCGACGGGCGAGCCCGTGTACCGGGCCACCGGGATCGGCCGGAAGGGCTCGCTCGACGCGACCGACGTGGAGCTCCGCCGCGGCGAGGTCGTGGGCCTCGCCGGGCTGCTCGGCTCCGGCCGCACCGAGCTCGCGCGCCTCCTCTACGGCGTCGACCGGCCCGACACCGGATCCGTGACCATGGACGGACGCGCCGTCTCCGTCTCCTCCCCCGCGAAGGCGCTGAAGCACCGCATCGCGTTCTCCAGCGAGAACCGGCGGGACGAGGGGATCATCCGCGACCTCAGCGTGCGGGAGAACCTCGTGCTCGCCGTCCAGGCGAAGCGCGGCTGGGCCCGGCCGCTGCCGCGCAAGGAGAAGGACCGCATCGTCGCCAAGTACCTCACCGAGCTCAAGGTGCGGCCCGCCGACCCCGACCGGCCCATCCGGAACCTGTCCGGCGGCAACCAGCAGAAGGTGCTGCTCGGGCGGTGGCTGGCGACCGAGCCGGAGCTGCTGATCCTCGACGAGCCGACCCGCGGGATCGACGTGGGCGCGAAGGCGGAGATCCAGGAGCAGGTCGCGGCCCTCGCCGACACGGGCGTCGCGGTCGTCTTCATCTCCTCGGAGCTCGAGGAGGTGGTGCGGCTCAGCGACCGCATCGTCGTGCTCAAGGACCACCGCAAGATCGCCGAGCTCGAGGCGGGACCCGACGTGACGGCGCAGTCGATCGTCGCCGCCATCGCGGAGGAGGGCGTCTCCGACGTCGCGCTCGAGACCGTGCCCGACACCGCGCCCGAGGAGGCAGCCCGATGA
- a CDS encoding manganese catalase family protein — translation MYFHAQTWINEIADGEPDPAAASALQEGLGGQFGEMRTMMQYLFQAMNFRGAAAKPYRDLIQGVGTEEISHVELIGTTISRLLDGAPEYSGKLTDPLDTPGKGGATPLSIALDHGNIHHHLVGAQGALPVDAAGNPWSGSYVYNSGNLPLDLLYNVMLESTGRLQKCRIYEMTDNPVARATVAYLIVRDQAHENAYAKALETLGVDWGKLLPIPKTNAEQFPEVKKLVDLGLQSKQYSFDLDGKSEAGRIFQGASPSKDGTDLTATEQAPQGVPSTIAPERLEEFAPGLDKDLLALIQETAERELAEVEAFYGPTKA, via the coding sequence ATGTACTTCCACGCACAGACCTGGATCAACGAGATCGCCGACGGCGAGCCCGACCCTGCCGCCGCCAGCGCGCTGCAGGAGGGCCTCGGCGGCCAGTTCGGCGAGATGCGCACGATGATGCAGTACCTGTTCCAGGCGATGAACTTCCGCGGCGCCGCCGCCAAGCCGTACCGCGACCTGATCCAGGGCGTCGGCACCGAGGAGATCAGCCACGTCGAGCTCATCGGCACCACGATCTCGCGCCTGCTCGACGGCGCGCCCGAGTACAGCGGCAAGCTCACCGACCCGCTCGACACCCCGGGCAAGGGAGGGGCGACGCCGCTGAGCATCGCGCTCGACCACGGCAACATCCACCACCACCTCGTGGGCGCCCAGGGCGCGCTGCCCGTCGACGCCGCCGGCAACCCGTGGAGCGGCAGCTACGTCTACAACTCGGGCAACCTCCCGCTCGACCTGCTCTACAACGTCATGCTCGAGTCGACCGGCCGCCTGCAGAAGTGCCGCATCTACGAGATGACCGACAACCCCGTCGCCCGCGCGACCGTCGCGTACCTCATCGTGCGCGACCAGGCGCACGAGAACGCGTACGCGAAGGCGCTCGAGACGCTCGGCGTCGACTGGGGCAAGCTCCTGCCGATCCCGAAGACCAACGCGGAGCAGTTCCCCGAGGTGAAGAAGCTGGTGGACCTCGGCCTCCAGAGCAAGCAGTACAGCTTCGACCTCGACGGCAAGAGCGAGGCCGGCCGGATCTTCCAGGGCGCGTCGCCCTCGAAGGACGGCACCGACCTCACCGCGACCGAGCAGGCGCCGCAGGGCGTCCCGTCGACCATCGCGCCCGAGCGGCTCGAGGAGTTCGCGCCGGGTCTCGACAAGGACCTGCTGGCGCTGATCCAGGAGACGGCTGAGCGCGAGCTGGCCGAGGTCGAGGCGTTCTACGGGCCGACGAAGGCCTGA
- a CDS encoding ABC transporter permease, with protein sequence MSDPTTTATRRPSARGLGDVLHRPWFWGTVAIVLLLAINVAKDPGYLALSVNPDTGNLVGNLVDILRAAAPVLMIAVGMCLVVATGGIDLSVGSIMVVAGAVSMEFLKAAGSDSLGVALGAMGLALLIAGILGAVNGMLVSVVGLQPFISTLVIMLAGRGLAKVITAGQNTAASNEPFRWVANGYLVGLPVVFLLAVLITIGVAVLVRRSALGLMIEAIGMDPQAARLAGLDRRALLFTAYIASGLLAGVAGIFATASVMTVDVSRTGYQLELDAILAVVIGGTSLAGGKFHLLGAAVGALLIATLDKTVVFLGISSSATPAFKAIVIVAIVLLQSRRVRALFTRRRPPAPTPVPTEKEAVPA encoded by the coding sequence ATGAGCGACCCGACGACCACCGCGACCCGGCGCCCGAGCGCGCGCGGCCTCGGCGACGTGCTGCACCGGCCCTGGTTCTGGGGCACCGTCGCGATCGTGCTGCTGCTCGCGATCAACGTGGCGAAGGACCCGGGCTACCTCGCCCTCTCCGTGAACCCGGACACGGGCAACCTCGTGGGCAACCTCGTCGACATCCTCCGCGCCGCCGCGCCCGTGCTGATGATCGCGGTCGGCATGTGCCTCGTGGTCGCCACGGGCGGCATCGACCTCAGCGTCGGCTCGATCATGGTCGTGGCCGGCGCCGTCTCCATGGAGTTCCTGAAGGCCGCCGGCTCCGACTCGCTCGGCGTCGCGCTCGGCGCGATGGGCCTCGCGCTCCTCATCGCCGGGATCCTCGGCGCGGTGAACGGCATGCTCGTCTCCGTCGTGGGGCTGCAGCCGTTCATCAGCACCCTCGTGATCATGCTCGCCGGCCGCGGCCTCGCGAAGGTCATCACGGCCGGGCAGAACACGGCCGCCTCCAACGAGCCATTCCGCTGGGTCGCCAACGGCTACCTCGTGGGCCTGCCGGTCGTGTTCCTGCTGGCCGTGCTGATCACGATCGGCGTCGCCGTGCTCGTGCGGCGCAGCGCCCTGGGCCTCATGATCGAGGCGATCGGCATGGACCCGCAGGCCGCGCGCCTCGCGGGCCTCGACCGTCGGGCGCTCCTGTTCACCGCCTACATCGCGAGCGGCCTGCTCGCGGGCGTCGCCGGGATCTTCGCCACCGCCAGCGTGATGACGGTCGACGTCTCCCGCACCGGTTACCAGCTGGAGCTCGACGCGATCCTCGCGGTCGTGATCGGCGGCACCTCGCTCGCGGGCGGCAAGTTCCACCTGCTCGGGGCCGCCGTCGGCGCTCTCCTCATCGCGACCCTCGACAAGACGGTCGTGTTCCTCGGCATCTCGTCGTCGGCCACGCCCGCCTTCAAGGCCATCGTGATCGTCGCGATCGTGCTCCTGCAGTCCCGGCGCGTCCGTGCGCTGTTCACGAGGCGCCGCCCGCCGGCGCCCACCCCCGTGCCGACCGAGAAGGAGGCCGTGCCCGCATGA
- a CDS encoding VOC family protein, with protein MTMTFVNLPVTDLPRAVAFYEALGFTVNPGFTDENAACLTIEEDHSAFMLLVRDFFQSFTDQPLGDPTRTVSAITAVDLPSRAAVDAAAEAGLAAGGTEARPPSDHGFVYQRQLADPDGNVIEVGHMDPAFAWDGRPDTPAG; from the coding sequence ATGACCATGACCTTCGTCAACCTGCCCGTCACGGACCTCCCGCGGGCGGTCGCCTTCTACGAGGCCCTGGGGTTCACCGTGAACCCCGGCTTCACCGACGAGAACGCCGCCTGCCTCACGATCGAGGAGGACCACAGCGCGTTCATGCTCCTCGTGCGGGACTTCTTCCAGTCGTTCACCGACCAGCCGCTCGGCGATCCCACCCGCACCGTGTCCGCGATCACCGCGGTCGACCTGCCCAGCCGGGCGGCGGTGGACGCGGCGGCCGAGGCCGGCCTCGCCGCGGGCGGCACGGAGGCGCGCCCGCCGTCGGACCACGGGTTCGTCTACCAGCGGCAGCTCGCGGATCCCGACGGCAACGTCATCGAGGTCGGGCACATGGATCCCGCGTTCGCGTGGGACGGCCGACCGGACACCCCCGCCGGGTGA
- a CDS encoding LacI family DNA-binding transcriptional regulator: protein MSVRSGGERLGLREVAERAGVSHMTVSRVLNGHPQVKESTRQRVLEVVAELDFRPNSAARQLVTQQALRIGVLIESAVEFGPSSILRAIERSARDGGYSVASFALRDDEDATPEEAVRHLTGQGIDALCVVAPRSSSVAVLRTITTGLPTLVVKAEKDPAFLTVSVDQSAGTRLAVDHLASLGHRDVLHVSGPLDWLDARARERAFHTRTRAWGMRERPIVIGDWSSDFGYDFARGLGGVPEYTAVFVANDEMALGVIHGLHDRGIRVPEDLSVVGFDDLPVSRHFLPPLTTVRQDFPALGALVVDALIAAIEGREIPQASRIPPELVVRDSSAAARRVD, encoded by the coding sequence GTGAGCGTCAGGAGCGGCGGCGAGCGGCTCGGGCTCCGCGAGGTCGCGGAGCGCGCGGGCGTCTCGCACATGACCGTCTCGCGCGTGCTCAACGGGCACCCGCAGGTGAAGGAGTCCACGCGGCAGCGCGTGCTCGAGGTGGTCGCCGAGCTCGACTTCCGGCCGAACAGCGCCGCCCGCCAGCTCGTCACGCAGCAGGCGCTGCGCATCGGCGTGCTCATCGAGAGCGCGGTGGAGTTCGGGCCGTCGAGCATCCTGCGCGCCATCGAGCGGTCGGCGCGCGACGGCGGCTACTCGGTGGCCTCGTTCGCGCTCCGGGACGACGAGGACGCGACGCCCGAGGAGGCCGTGCGCCATCTCACCGGGCAGGGCATCGACGCGCTGTGCGTCGTCGCGCCGCGCTCGTCGTCCGTGGCCGTGCTGCGCACCATCACGACCGGGCTGCCCACGCTCGTGGTCAAGGCCGAGAAGGACCCCGCGTTCCTCACGGTCTCGGTCGACCAGTCCGCGGGCACGCGCCTAGCCGTCGACCACCTCGCGAGCCTCGGCCACCGCGACGTGCTGCACGTCTCCGGCCCGCTCGACTGGCTGGACGCGCGCGCCCGCGAGCGCGCCTTCCACACGCGCACCCGGGCGTGGGGCATGCGCGAGCGGCCTATCGTGATCGGCGACTGGTCGAGCGACTTCGGCTACGACTTCGCGCGCGGGCTCGGGGGCGTCCCCGAGTACACGGCCGTGTTCGTGGCGAACGACGAGATGGCGCTCGGCGTGATCCACGGGCTGCACGACCGCGGGATCCGCGTGCCCGAGGACCTCAGCGTCGTCGGCTTCGACGACCTGCCCGTCTCCCGCCACTTCCTCCCGCCGCTCACGACGGTGCGACAGGACTTCCCGGCGCTCGGCGCGCTCGTGGTGGACGCGCTCATCGCCGCGATCGAGGGGCGCGAGATCCCGCAGGCGAGCCGGATCCCGCCCGAGCTCGTCGTGCGCGACTCCAGCGCGGCCGCCCGACGCGTCGACTGA
- a CDS encoding ABC transporter substrate-binding protein, with protein sequence MSTKRRIATIAAAGAIALSLAACNSNSGTGSTAGGAADGGGETATVGFVAVGPEGAWRQANEKDIQDTFTKEAGFDLKYAPATNNDQKSQIDAFTSFVDEGVDVILLSATEGSGWEDSLERAKEAEIPVVLIDRGIEPDDDSLYATRIAPDNIAVSESVANWAKTALPEGGKYFTLEGPAGVSVVNERNEGWNDVIGADTAFTKVGAQTANWSTEEAKSVFETVLKSNANDVQMVFAQNDEMGLGAVQAVEEAGLTPGEDVKIATIDGTKGALQALADGKLSFVAEYNPLFGDTALEAVQKLLDGGSVESSIVVPSDTFDSPEKAATALPDRKF encoded by the coding sequence ATGTCCACGAAGAGGCGCATCGCCACCATCGCCGCGGCCGGGGCCATCGCCCTGAGCCTCGCGGCCTGCAACAGCAACTCCGGCACCGGATCCACCGCGGGCGGCGCCGCCGACGGCGGCGGCGAGACGGCCACCGTCGGCTTCGTCGCGGTCGGCCCCGAGGGCGCCTGGCGACAGGCCAACGAGAAGGACATCCAGGACACCTTCACGAAGGAGGCCGGGTTCGACCTCAAGTACGCGCCCGCGACGAACAACGACCAGAAGTCGCAGATCGACGCGTTCACGTCGTTCGTCGACGAGGGCGTCGACGTGATCCTGCTCTCGGCCACCGAGGGCTCCGGCTGGGAGGACTCGCTCGAACGCGCCAAGGAGGCCGAGATCCCCGTGGTCCTCATCGACCGCGGCATCGAGCCGGACGACGACTCGCTCTACGCGACCCGCATCGCCCCCGACAACATCGCCGTGAGCGAGTCGGTGGCGAACTGGGCGAAGACGGCGCTGCCCGAGGGCGGCAAGTACTTCACCCTCGAGGGCCCCGCCGGCGTCTCGGTCGTCAACGAGCGCAACGAGGGCTGGAACGACGTCATCGGCGCCGACACCGCGTTCACCAAGGTCGGCGCGCAGACCGCCAACTGGTCGACCGAGGAGGCCAAGAGCGTCTTCGAGACCGTGCTCAAGTCGAACGCGAACGACGTGCAGATGGTGTTCGCGCAGAACGACGAGATGGGCCTCGGCGCCGTGCAGGCCGTCGAGGAGGCGGGCCTCACGCCCGGCGAGGACGTGAAGATCGCGACCATCGACGGAACGAAGGGCGCGCTGCAGGCGCTGGCCGACGGCAAGCTCAGCTTCGTCGCCGAGTACAACCCGCTCTTCGGCGACACCGCGCTGGAGGCCGTGCAGAAGCTGCTCGACGGCGGCAGCGTCGAGTCGTCGATCGTCGTCCCCTCGGACACGTTCGACTCGCCCGAGAAGGCCGCCACCGCGCTGCCCGACCGGAAGTTCTAG